One stretch of Roseovarius mucosus DNA includes these proteins:
- the choV gene encoding choline ABC transporter ATP-binding protein, which yields MTDTIVNFNKVSIVFGDAPETALPLMDQGMTRPEIQQKTSQVLGVHDCDLAVAPGEILVLMGLSGSGKSTLLRAVNGLNPVVRGTVEIHDGSGMVDVTNATPATLRRLRQHHIAMVFQQFGLLPWRSVRENVGLGLELAGMPKPERAARVDRQLALVNLSDWAERRVGELSGGMQQRVGLARAFATDAPILLMDEPFSALDPLIRNHLQDELIDLQKTLGRTIIFVSHDLDEAFKLGDRIAIMEGGRIVQCGTPQDIFTNPATDYVAEFVAHMNPLGVLCARDVMEPASGTPDTCVGPNASIQDVMESAQGHDRPVGVIENGQLLGQITRNRILAKLLDPRA from the coding sequence GTGACCGATACAATCGTCAATTTCAACAAGGTCTCTATCGTCTTTGGCGATGCGCCCGAAACCGCCCTGCCCTTGATGGATCAGGGCATGACCCGGCCAGAGATCCAGCAGAAAACCAGTCAGGTTCTCGGCGTGCATGATTGCGACCTCGCGGTTGCGCCGGGCGAAATCCTCGTGCTGATGGGCCTCTCGGGATCGGGCAAATCCACCCTCCTGCGCGCCGTCAACGGCCTCAACCCGGTGGTGCGCGGCACGGTCGAAATCCACGACGGCAGCGGCATGGTCGATGTCACCAACGCCACCCCCGCCACCCTGCGCCGATTGCGCCAGCATCATATCGCCATGGTGTTCCAGCAATTCGGCCTCCTACCCTGGCGCTCTGTGCGCGAGAACGTGGGCCTCGGCCTTGAACTTGCAGGCATGCCCAAGCCCGAGCGCGCCGCCCGCGTCGACCGGCAACTGGCCCTCGTCAACCTCTCAGACTGGGCCGAGCGCCGGGTGGGCGAGCTGTCGGGCGGCATGCAACAGCGCGTGGGCTTGGCCCGCGCCTTTGCCACCGATGCCCCGATCCTTCTGATGGACGAGCCGTTTTCGGCCCTCGATCCGCTGATCCGCAACCACCTGCAAGACGAACTCATCGACCTGCAAAAAACCCTTGGCCGCACCATCATCTTTGTCAGCCATGATCTGGATGAGGCGTTCAAACTGGGCGACCGTATCGCCATCATGGAGGGCGGGCGCATCGTGCAATGCGGCACGCCGCAGGATATCTTTACCAATCCCGCCACCGACTATGTGGCCGAATTCGTGGCCCATATGAACCCTCTGGGCGTACTCTGTGCCCGCGATGTGATGGAACCGGCCAGCGGCACGCCCGACACCTGCGTTGGCCCCAACGCCAGCATTCAGGACGTGATGGAAAGCGCCCAAGGCCATGACCGCCCCGTTGGCGTGATCGAGAATGGCCAGCTCTTGGGTCAGATCACCCGCAACCGCATCTTGGCCAAGCTGCTTGATCCGCGCGCCTAG
- the choW gene encoding choline ABC transporter permease subunit, with the protein MDWLSDHKIPVGKWAEGFFLWLQDNAAGFFDMLSVLMEGLIDAFLWVLQTPHPMVIIGVFVALTWVLQRSWKTCLFVLLGFLFILNQGYWEETTESLTLVISSCVFCMALGVPLGIAAAHRPRLYDGMRPVLDLMQTLPPFVYLIPAIVFFGIGMVPGLIATVIFVVPAPIRLTHLGISNTPQPLLEAAQAFGATNRQTLWKVELPYALPQIMAGLNQTIMLSLSMVVIGALVGADGLGVPVLRAINTVNIALGFESGLMIVVVAIVLDRMLRMEGRK; encoded by the coding sequence ATGGACTGGCTGAGCGATCACAAAATCCCGGTGGGGAAATGGGCCGAAGGCTTTTTCCTCTGGCTTCAGGACAATGCGGCGGGCTTTTTCGACATGCTGTCGGTGCTTATGGAGGGGCTGATCGACGCCTTTCTCTGGGTGCTGCAAACCCCGCATCCCATGGTCATCATCGGCGTCTTTGTCGCCCTGACATGGGTCTTGCAGCGCAGTTGGAAAACCTGCCTGTTCGTGCTCTTGGGCTTTCTCTTCATCCTCAACCAAGGCTATTGGGAAGAAACCACCGAAAGCCTGACGCTCGTCATCTCGTCCTGCGTGTTCTGCATGGCGCTTGGCGTGCCCCTTGGCATCGCCGCCGCGCACCGCCCCCGGCTCTATGACGGGATGCGCCCTGTGCTCGACCTCATGCAGACGCTGCCGCCCTTTGTCTATCTCATTCCTGCGATTGTGTTTTTCGGCATCGGCATGGTGCCGGGGCTGATCGCCACGGTGATCTTTGTCGTCCCCGCCCCCATTCGCCTGACGCATCTGGGCATTTCCAACACGCCCCAGCCGCTGCTAGAGGCGGCACAGGCCTTTGGCGCCACCAATCGCCAGACGCTCTGGAAGGTGGAACTCCCCTACGCCCTGCCGCAGATCATGGCGGGGCTTAACCAGACCATCATGCTGTCGCTGTCCATGGTGGTGATCGGCGCGCTGGTGGGCGCGGATGGCCTCGGCGTGCCGGTGCTGCGCGCGATCAATACCGTCAACATCGCGCTTGGCTTTGAATCCGGGCTGATGATCGTTGTCGTGGCCATCGTCCTTGACCGCATGCTGCGGATGGAGGGGCGCAAGTGA